One window of Catonella massiliensis genomic DNA carries:
- a CDS encoding Cna B-type domain-containing protein — MRSERKRRRTFLARFMVLFMIINLLSGVNPGVVKADESPAKNYKNYGSVQGTADNEGISINKEVLAENGDGTFDVKLTVTGAEKITKKNKKTDIVLVVDTSGSMREPKAGNYYTDKRISNAKEAATSFVNAMIKESGKGDIKIGLVSFASGAEKKSNLTNNKDSLNRAIQTLTANGGTYTQAGLNLANEILRGGDAEEKIIVLISDGKPTFADGTHPNFGERGNNGYSRIYSNIPVKGYEIWHGETSGRDGKWIGKGYYNGSKYGNYIVKLVTGKFGDGTESHHGQGAKSWPYNLMGEYFRKATISAANVIKNDKVKIYSVGIGLEDNVEDGAETKNGKKLGRDVLKGIADSGSYLDAGAQAEGLNKILESLAVDIHHNIVVNGTITDPMSKYVEYVAGSAKVTSRENTDIEVPSEGNNNTLKVSNINLDKGEKLEVTYKVKLKDNWKDGEFHPSNGETTLVPSSKGTSIKFNVPEVKADAAKTLVTIKKQWVGDKVPASVNAVKFNIKADDTVLDKQIEVKKDDSWTKVINDLPKYKAGSEIKYTVEEVAGKDYAKVGDIVSTSDKDGNLTFTATNRNTETINFTVKKDWANTPDELKIDVAVKLYANGKSKEISFFNNNEATFNNLPKYDEAGNEIKYTVKEALDNGKEEENGQITFGEYNYKVWYAYTENGATITNTSTNASTVKFAIDVIKNWVGGSSTQELNFVFKNEKDGKEYTLTMTAAGQASQDRWYDSIELPKYNDDNTLAAYTVSEKNVKGYTTDVNKFTGITANSEAVEFTNTRNTKNIAVTKQWKDTPESLKKDVVVVLTENGKVSNRKDAIKKIKNDTEHKVVYTNLPETDTEGNKIDYSVNENSVETGFEANVTKDNEGNIVVTNTYKKLKEDTISVTLKKVWIGGVGNNATFKFINKKTKDAQTVVLSAATEGLKEIVDPNGHVTWTYEVKGLRKYDDDANLIDYIVEEVTNKAYTLKGDNSIEVKAGDTATFTNVRVEKKLTLKKEWISEEKAPVTVIVAAGEINFDILLRNENGWKYDKLLPVYDVEGNPIQYTITEKEIQGYKADNAVKTLTFVTPAGDTANQIVTFTNTKMIGKDKNFTVHKTWVGEPTSKVSFGLFDGTNKVGTLELSAKDVKAPAQTQAVWEGTFKGEYPEYKLVGDKAEKIQYEVKELDSSGNSASDEVKLEGRTFKVVGTPAQDTPNTYNFTNTDITKTDISVTKTWFGKVPESGLVHFGLFKVTAEGLVQVGKENYEVEDSNSSKWKVTFKNVASVDENGNKINYVIKEVDGEANALKGGTNVKLGDTNYKVSYDDKGNITNTELIDLTVNKEWGKNVPDIAKHSVKIRITDDSRSDMNGRSFLLNDANGWTKSFKNLPLYNAEGNEINYTVVETEINGDEVEPGPSAKKYYHSAFEITAEDAENITKSQTITIKNSIVNANNDNPDNRTINVVKGWSEGAERKPVTVKLYKLDAAKGEIVPVEDGETELREENFWQTEFTVPKNDKDGNEIIYYAFETSVGDVKIDESKLSPNMYNEGYQIGEYEVSIAELIGDAEGEEYGFYILNTADNKEVKPEEKVNINVTKKWLIPDNSEYVKPVRVRLFIKAGEYLVPVSDATDLTLDANNNWNGKFADLDKFNNDGDQIEYYVAEVGVGDYTKEITSLDQISGENGYTIGRYNAYIDCNGTDNVVISNDYTLIDVTAVKNWVGATPRQTVEFTLYTKQGENLVPTGKTVTLNGTDENTVATFAELPRLDNDGKQIVYYVYETKIGETPITFNLTPVETMNYSLGINGGVYAVTVSDNGTVGDKVVIISNSFTGTPVIPSGNIPLVPVVTPIPTPTPTPAPNPDSPVVDIPNVPSPQGPATPVNDGDEDNGVTEIDEDDVPQGDGKEVKKDNKANKDTVEITDNKAPKGSANLPKTGGEAGNFLPIIGLGLIGLGLVIRRRR, encoded by the coding sequence ATGAGAAGTGAGAGGAAGAGAAGACGAACATTTCTAGCCAGATTTATGGTCTTATTTATGATCATAAATCTGCTAAGCGGGGTTAATCCTGGTGTAGTAAAGGCAGATGAAAGTCCTGCAAAGAACTACAAAAACTATGGTTCTGTACAAGGAACCGCTGATAACGAGGGGATTAGTATTAATAAAGAAGTGTTAGCTGAAAATGGAGATGGAACATTTGACGTTAAGCTTACAGTTACGGGTGCAGAAAAGATAACGAAGAAAAATAAAAAAACAGATATTGTTTTAGTTGTTGATACTTCGGGAAGCATGAGAGAACCCAAGGCAGGAAACTATTATACAGACAAAAGGATTAGCAATGCAAAAGAAGCAGCAACAAGCTTTGTTAATGCTATGATTAAGGAATCAGGAAAAGGCGATATAAAGATAGGACTGGTAAGTTTTGCTTCTGGTGCTGAAAAGAAAAGCAATCTGACCAATAATAAAGATTCCCTTAACAGGGCAATACAGACGCTTACAGCTAATGGTGGTACATATACACAGGCCGGTCTCAATTTAGCTAATGAAATACTTAGAGGTGGAGATGCAGAAGAAAAAATCATCGTTTTGATAAGCGATGGTAAGCCTACTTTTGCTGATGGAACTCATCCTAATTTTGGGGAAAGAGGCAATAACGGATACAGCCGTATATATAGTAATATACCAGTTAAAGGATATGAAATTTGGCATGGAGAGACAAGTGGGAGAGATGGCAAATGGATAGGAAAGGGGTATTATAACGGTTCTAAGTATGGTAATTATATTGTAAAATTAGTAACCGGAAAGTTTGGTGACGGCACCGAATCACATCATGGGCAGGGAGCTAAAAGCTGGCCTTATAATTTAATGGGCGAGTACTTTAGAAAAGCAACTATATCGGCTGCTAATGTAATAAAGAATGACAAGGTTAAGATTTATTCAGTGGGAATCGGATTAGAAGACAATGTAGAGGACGGCGCTGAAACTAAAAATGGCAAAAAACTCGGTAGAGATGTGCTTAAAGGTATTGCTGACAGTGGCAGCTATTTAGATGCTGGAGCTCAGGCTGAAGGGCTAAATAAAATATTAGAAAGCCTTGCTGTAGACATTCACCATAATATTGTGGTTAACGGAACAATTACAGACCCTATGAGCAAATATGTTGAATATGTTGCGGGCTCAGCTAAAGTGACTTCAAGGGAAAATACAGATATCGAAGTTCCGAGTGAAGGTAACAATAATACACTCAAGGTATCCAATATAAATTTGGATAAAGGTGAGAAACTTGAGGTTACTTATAAAGTAAAGCTTAAAGATAATTGGAAAGATGGTGAGTTTCATCCATCAAACGGTGAAACCACATTAGTGCCTTCGTCAAAAGGAACTTCAATTAAGTTTAATGTTCCTGAAGTTAAGGCAGATGCAGCTAAGACTTTGGTGACAATTAAAAAACAATGGGTTGGAGATAAAGTTCCTGCCAGTGTGAATGCTGTCAAGTTCAATATTAAGGCAGATGATACCGTATTAGACAAGCAGATTGAAGTTAAAAAAGATGATAGCTGGACAAAGGTTATTAACGATTTACCTAAGTACAAAGCAGGAAGTGAAATCAAATATACAGTAGAAGAGGTTGCAGGTAAAGACTATGCTAAGGTTGGAGATATTGTATCTACATCTGATAAAGATGGTAATCTTACCTTCACAGCAACCAACAGAAACACTGAAACAATTAATTTTACAGTTAAAAAGGACTGGGCTAATACTCCTGATGAACTAAAGATTGATGTTGCAGTTAAGCTTTATGCTAATGGTAAATCAAAAGAAATAAGCTTTTTTAATAACAATGAGGCTACATTTAATAACTTACCTAAGTATGATGAAGCAGGTAATGAAATTAAGTACACAGTCAAAGAAGCTCTTGACAACGGAAAAGAAGAAGAAAACGGACAGATTACATTTGGTGAGTATAACTACAAAGTATGGTATGCATACACTGAAAACGGTGCGACAATAACTAATACATCAACCAATGCAAGTACAGTAAAATTTGCTATCGATGTTATAAAGAACTGGGTTGGCGGAAGCAGTACACAGGAATTAAACTTTGTATTTAAGAATGAGAAAGATGGTAAAGAGTATACTCTTACCATGACTGCGGCTGGACAGGCAAGTCAGGATAGATGGTATGATTCAATTGAATTACCAAAATACAACGATGACAACACACTTGCAGCTTATACCGTATCAGAAAAGAATGTAAAAGGTTATACTACAGATGTCAATAAGTTTACTGGAATAACAGCAAACAGTGAAGCGGTTGAGTTCACAAATACTAGAAATACAAAGAACATTGCCGTTACAAAGCAGTGGAAGGATACACCTGAGAGCTTAAAGAAGGATGTAGTAGTAGTTCTTACTGAAAACGGTAAGGTTTCAAACAGAAAAGACGCTATAAAGAAAATTAAAAATGATACAGAACATAAGGTAGTATATACCAATCTTCCTGAAACAGATACAGAGGGTAATAAGATAGACTATTCTGTAAACGAAAATAGTGTTGAAACAGGGTTTGAAGCAAATGTAACCAAGGATAACGAAGGAAACATAGTAGTTACAAATACTTATAAAAAACTTAAAGAAGATACTATAAGCGTAACACTTAAGAAGGTATGGATTGGCGGCGTAGGCAACAACGCTACATTTAAGTTCATCAACAAAAAAACTAAAGATGCTCAGACTGTTGTACTTAGTGCCGCTACTGAAGGCCTAAAGGAGATAGTTGATCCTAATGGACATGTAACTTGGACTTATGAAGTAAAGGGACTTCGCAAATATGATGATGACGCTAATCTCATTGACTACATTGTAGAAGAAGTTACTAACAAAGCCTATACATTAAAAGGTGATAATTCCATAGAGGTTAAAGCTGGTGATACAGCTACATTCACTAACGTTAGGGTTGAGAAAAAGCTTACTCTTAAGAAAGAATGGATAAGCGAAGAAAAAGCTCCTGTTACAGTTATTGTTGCAGCGGGTGAGATTAATTTTGACATTCTACTTAGGAATGAAAACGGGTGGAAATATGATAAGCTTCTTCCTGTGTATGATGTAGAAGGAAATCCAATTCAGTATACAATTACAGAAAAGGAAATCCAGGGTTATAAAGCTGACAATGCGGTTAAGACATTAACCTTTGTTACTCCTGCTGGAGATACTGCCAACCAGATAGTTACCTTCACCAATACCAAGATGATTGGAAAGGATAAGAACTTTACAGTACATAAGACATGGGTAGGCGAGCCTACTTCAAAGGTTAGCTTTGGATTGTTTGACGGTACCAATAAAGTAGGCACACTTGAGCTTTCAGCTAAAGACGTAAAGGCTCCCGCTCAGACACAAGCTGTATGGGAAGGAACATTTAAGGGCGAATATCCTGAATATAAGCTTGTAGGCGATAAGGCTGAAAAAATACAGTATGAAGTTAAAGAGCTTGATTCGTCAGGAAATTCTGCGTCAGATGAAGTTAAATTAGAAGGACGTACATTTAAAGTAGTTGGTACTCCTGCTCAGGATACTCCTAATACCTACAACTTCACAAATACAGATATAACAAAGACTGATATTTCAGTAACCAAGACATGGTTTGGAAAAGTTCCTGAGAGTGGGCTTGTACACTTCGGACTTTTTAAGGTAACTGCAGAGGGACTCGTACAGGTCGGCAAAGAAAATTATGAGGTTGAGGATAGTAATAGTTCAAAGTGGAAGGTAACCTTTAAGAATGTTGCTTCTGTTGATGAAAATGGAAACAAAATAAATTATGTGATCAAGGAAGTTGACGGAGAAGCAAATGCTCTTAAGGGTGGCACCAATGTGAAATTAGGTGATACTAATTACAAAGTTTCCTATGATGACAAAGGCAATATTACCAACACAGAACTTATTGACTTAACTGTAAATAAGGAATGGGGTAAAAATGTTCCTGATATTGCAAAACATTCAGTGAAAATCAGAATCACAGATGATTCTCGTTCTGATATGAATGGTAGGAGCTTTTTGCTAAACGACGCTAATGGCTGGACAAAGAGTTTTAAGAATTTACCTCTTTACAATGCTGAGGGTAATGAGATTAACTATACAGTAGTTGAGACTGAAATAAACGGAGACGAGGTTGAGCCTGGTCCAAGTGCCAAGAAGTATTATCATTCTGCATTTGAGATTACTGCGGAAGATGCCGAAAATATAACTAAGTCTCAGACCATCACTATCAAGAATAGCATTGTAAATGCAAACAATGATAATCCTGATAATCGCACAATCAACGTTGTAAAAGGCTGGAGCGAGGGTGCTGAAAGAAAGCCTGTAACAGTAAAACTTTATAAACTTGATGCTGCCAAGGGCGAGATTGTTCCTGTAGAAGATGGAGAGACTGAACTTAGAGAGGAGAATTTCTGGCAGACAGAGTTTACAGTTCCAAAGAACGATAAAGATGGAAATGAAATCATCTACTACGCTTTTGAAACATCAGTTGGGGATGTAAAGATTGACGAGAGTAAGCTAAGCCCTAATATGTACAATGAGGGCTACCAGATAGGTGAATATGAGGTTAGTATTGCTGAGTTAATAGGGGATGCAGAAGGTGAAGAATATGGTTTCTATATCCTTAATACAGCCGATAATAAAGAAGTTAAGCCGGAAGAAAAGGTAAACATCAATGTTACGAAGAAATGGCTCATACCTGATAACTCGGAATATGTAAAACCTGTTAGGGTGAGACTCTTTATAAAAGCAGGAGAATATCTGGTTCCTGTAAGCGATGCTACAGACCTGACATTAGATGCTAACAACAATTGGAACGGAAAATTTGCAGACCTTGACAAGTTTAATAATGACGGTGACCAGATTGAGTACTATGTAGCTGAGGTTGGAGTTGGTGATTATACAAAAGAAATCACCAGTCTGGATCAAATAAGCGGTGAGAATGGGTACACGATTGGAAGATACAATGCGTACATTGATTGTAACGGAACAGACAATGTTGTAATCTCAAATGATTATACACTAATTGATGTTACCGCAGTTAAGAACTGGGTTGGAGCTACACCTAGACAGACTGTTGAGTTTACATTATATACCAAACAGGGTGAAAACCTTGTACCAACAGGCAAAACCGTTACATTAAATGGGACGGATGAAAACACAGTTGCAACATTTGCAGAACTTCCAAGACTTGATAATGATGGTAAACAGATTGTATATTATGTTTACGAAACAAAGATTGGTGAAACTCCTATCACATTTAATCTTACACCTGTAGAAACCATGAACTATTCTTTAGGTATAAATGGTGGAGTATATGCAGTTACAGTTAGCGATAACGGTACAGTTGGCGACAAAGTAGTTATAATAAGCAACTCATTTACAGGAACACCTGTAATACCTAGTGGTAATATACCGTTAGTACCTGTAGTTACACCAATACCAACGCCTACACCAACACCTGCGCCAAATCCTGATTCACCTGTAGTAGATATCCCTAATGTTCCTTCACCTCAGGGACCTGCTACACCGGTTAATGATGGTGATGAAGACAATGGGGTAACAGAAATCGACGAAGATGATGTACCACAGGGTGATGGCAAGGAAGTAAAGAAAGATAATAAAGCTAACAAAGACACAGTTGAAATTACTGATAATAAGGCTCCAAAGGGATCTGCCAACCTTCCTAAGACAGGTGGAGAAGCAGGAAACTTCCTTCCTATTATCGGTTTGGGACTTATCGGACTCGGCCTTGTTATAAGGAGAAGAAGATAA
- a CDS encoding DHH family phosphoesterase, producing MKNDKQGKTGISGRLKLYFAWPLVLCTILIAMNAAIYIIDADVAILVTLFIFVYALLAIAIYIFGKVGFKAELTRYALEVADTEAAMLNELEVPYAIVDEKGNIYWFNDAFYDISNSENVDKKSLLAIFPELENTLSSMEDEDAEEVVKKDDKEYRVVFRRCADEAIKAKQGSFQDGSISAFFYDITEINALLRENYDNRMIMGLLYIDNYEEALESIDEVKRSLLSALVERKITKFMQSIDAVTRKLEKDKYIVIFKNKYLDQLKQDRFSILDEVKGVNIGNDMAVTISFGIGISMESYTQSYDFARAAIDMALGRGGDQVVLKEKNNISYFGGKSQRTGTNTRVKARVKAHALSELIEAKDNVLIMGHKNSDTDAIGAAIGVYRICRTFNKTAHIVINDISSSIAPTIERMKATSENGSELFVTGEKALTMVDKDTMLVVVDVNNSEFVECEELLNKVSTIVLLDHHRQGPTTIKNTVLSYIEEYASSSCELVAEILQYIDLDVKMTSTEAAAMYSGIMIDTNNFLVKTGARTFEAAAFLRRNGAEVTRIRKEFRTEMDEFKLKAKIASMAEIYRGAFAFATYTEGDNKDKNRVILGAKVANELMNISNVKASFVFTSCDNEVYISARSIDEVNVQLLMEKIGGGGHLSVAGAQPKGVTIEEAETMVKELLDSCIESGEISV from the coding sequence GTGAAAAATGATAAACAAGGGAAGACAGGCATTTCAGGAAGATTAAAGCTTTACTTTGCCTGGCCTTTAGTGCTATGTACCATTCTCATAGCGATGAATGCAGCAATCTACATCATAGATGCAGATGTGGCAATACTTGTAACTCTTTTTATCTTCGTATATGCACTGTTAGCTATAGCCATATACATATTTGGCAAGGTTGGCTTTAAGGCAGAGCTTACCCGCTATGCCTTAGAAGTAGCTGATACAGAGGCGGCTATGCTTAATGAGCTTGAGGTGCCTTATGCGATTGTGGATGAAAAAGGGAATATTTATTGGTTCAATGATGCCTTTTATGACATTTCAAACTCAGAAAATGTGGATAAGAAGTCGCTCCTTGCTATCTTTCCGGAACTTGAGAACACGCTAAGCTCTATGGAAGACGAGGATGCAGAAGAAGTAGTAAAGAAGGATGACAAGGAGTACAGAGTCGTATTTAGAAGGTGTGCAGACGAAGCTATTAAGGCAAAGCAGGGGAGCTTTCAAGATGGAAGCATATCAGCCTTCTTCTATGATATCACAGAGATAAATGCACTTTTAAGGGAAAACTATGACAACAGGATGATAATGGGGCTTCTCTACATAGATAATTATGAAGAAGCACTTGAGAGCATTGATGAGGTTAAGCGTTCCCTCCTTTCTGCCCTTGTAGAAAGAAAGATAACCAAGTTTATGCAGAGCATAGATGCGGTTACAAGAAAGCTTGAAAAGGATAAGTACATTGTTATATTTAAGAATAAATATCTGGATCAGCTAAAACAGGATAGATTTTCGATTTTAGATGAGGTAAAAGGAGTAAATATAGGAAATGACATGGCTGTAACTATCTCCTTTGGTATAGGTATATCTATGGAGTCCTATACTCAGTCCTATGACTTTGCAAGGGCGGCCATAGATATGGCACTTGGACGAGGAGGAGATCAGGTAGTACTTAAGGAAAAGAACAATATAAGCTACTTTGGAGGCAAAAGCCAGCGTACAGGAACCAATACCAGAGTAAAGGCTCGTGTTAAGGCACATGCACTTAGCGAACTTATAGAGGCTAAGGATAACGTGCTCATTATGGGACATAAAAACAGCGATACTGACGCCATTGGAGCTGCAATCGGAGTTTACCGTATCTGTAGAACATTTAATAAGACAGCACATATTGTTATTAATGATATTTCTTCTTCTATTGCCCCTACAATAGAGAGGATGAAGGCTACCTCTGAAAACGGATCAGAGCTTTTTGTGACAGGTGAGAAGGCTCTTACTATGGTAGATAAGGATACCATGCTTGTGGTAGTAGATGTAAACAACAGTGAATTTGTGGAGTGTGAGGAGCTGCTTAATAAGGTAAGCACTATAGTCCTCCTTGACCACCACAGACAGGGGCCTACAACAATCAAGAATACTGTACTTTCTTACATAGAGGAGTATGCTTCCTCTTCCTGTGAGTTGGTCGCAGAGATACTTCAGTATATAGATCTGGATGTGAAGATGACATCTACAGAGGCGGCTGCAATGTACTCAGGTATAATGATTGATACCAATAACTTCCTTGTAAAAACGGGTGCAAGAACCTTTGAAGCTGCGGCCTTCCTTAGGCGAAATGGAGCTGAGGTTACAAGGATAAGAAAAGAATTCAGGACAGAGATGGATGAATTCAAATTAAAGGCAAAGATAGCAAGTATGGCTGAGATATACCGCGGTGCATTTGCCTTTGCAACCTATACAGAGGGCGATAACAAGGACAAGAATAGAGTTATACTTGGAGCTAAGGTAGCCAACGAACTTATGAATATATCTAATGTAAAGGCTTCCTTTGTATTTACCTCCTGTGACAACGAGGTATACATTTCTGCCCGTTCGATAGATGAAGTGAATGTGCAGCTACTTATGGAAAAGATAGGCGGAGGAGGCCATTTATCTGTTGCAGGCGCTCAGCCTAAGGGAGTTACCATAGAAGAGGCAGAAACTATGGTAAAAGAACT